Genomic DNA from Telopea speciosissima isolate NSW1024214 ecotype Mountain lineage chromosome 2, Tspe_v1, whole genome shotgun sequence:
TAAGCAGTAAGGATGGCAATGATCCACTAATCACCCAATGGACAAGTCCATACATACaacattaatttttttctctcttaaacCCAAGCAATACCAGAATCCTCCACTATCTTGATATTCATTTCTCAAACCCACTGGGCAGAATGACTTGGTAAAACAATATGAATAACAACCAACCTAGAATGAATTCGTAAAACAATATGAATAACAACCAACCTAGCCCATCTCCATCCACATCCACATGAACAATCAATCCAATCAATCTTaataggggaaaaaaagaaaaaaaaaaaaacatgaaacatAAATATAATCCAGATTGGCAATTTGGCAGCTTCACACAGAGTgagcaaaatcaaaatcaaaccaagaaaACAAAACCCAGATAGCAACGCCACCTAATAATCCTAAAAATAACAGACCTAGCAATAATACAGGACGAACAGCTTTGAGGTTCATTACTAATAGTGAAAACTAACAGTATAAGAAACCATAGAAGGAAGGAACCGAAAGCCATTTACCTTAATCAGAAGATTTGCAGAGACCTCAAGAGTAACTCACGagtagcgagagagagagagagagagagatgagtgagaaagaagaggagagatgaGGGTCCTCGGCAGTGACAGAAGGAGGCGTGAGAgatgagtgagagaggagaggagcgGTGAGGGGCTGCCGGTAGTGAGAGAGGAAGGTGTGAGAGAGGGCTTGGTGAGAGTGGGAGGCGTGAGAGAGCAGACGGAgatgagagaagaaggaaggcgTGAGGGTTTgcagtgagagaggagaggaggtcACCGTCGTAGTGAGGAGGTCGTCCTCGCGGTCGCAGTGAGAGATGACTGAGAGTAGCGGTGAAGGAGCGGCAGATAGAGCAAcacagatcctctacggcccaCCTGCCCATAGCGGCCTGTGCGGCGCAGACTGGGCcgtgcgcaatgaccgccttatccccgctcgggcaaggcgtttgggcagggataaggcgatCTTTGCGCGTGCTGCTCAGTCTGCACCGCTCAGGCCACTACGGTCAGCGTgccgtagaggatccagatACCAGATATAGAGTTCTTGGTGAGAGCGGGAGGCAGTTGAGATGGGGTTAGGGCTATGGGAATTATCGGACCATGCACTAGGGCGATTAAAATCCGTTTTGTTTGTGAAACCGAGCTGGGCAAGGTCAGTTTCGGTTTATCTGACCGGTTCAGCTTGGTTTGCTGGTATCATCCACATTTAACAAATAGAATTTGAAAGTTTAAATAATGACCGTTAGATTGGATGCTTTACACGTGTCATCCCCAGAATGCAGGGTCGGACGATGGCTGCTATTATGGAGGCCGTAGAAGATCTaaatcattttttgtgtgcCTTAATGGTATTTCTTGTGTTTCGatgttttctttagtttttccATATGTTTATGTATTCATTAGGGttgcaacaaggtcgggttgggccgggttttatAAAATTCTAGCCGAACTcggagtccccttagctggccCCAAGCCTGACCGACTCtaactcagggcctgaaaaatccaaccctgatccGCCCTCAGGATTGGGCCGGGCAGACCCTGATTGACtttgatcatggggagggggaaggaaatgcatgggctagaataggccagggagaaaattatcaattttacataaaataacactataataaaatgtattatatcacttattatcttcatatataatataatatataacaaaatgtggataacgtttaaagtttataatatatatattatatcaatatacattttatagtataacttaaaacagggtcgggccgaGCCGGGTCAGACTTAGCCCTAGGCCTCAACccgcccgacccgacccgaccctgacttagggtcaaaaaCTATTCATCCATTTAGGGTTTaatttgcatttttattttatttttttgtattattgtacatttatttcttttactctGATTGTATACTAACCTTGCAGCCGAACCTGTggggaataattatcacctccaatttgtgggtaccttcaattcctccaataggggggagtggatcccaccttaggcagtgttttcgggcagggggtagggtggtcatttctgcccccatgtgaggaattggaggaattgtaGGGGACAACGATTCACCTATGGGTATGTGTTTCTTatctttctccatttctttaCATTATGTATACTAATCCTTGTCTTGCAGTCAAATACCTCAAGTGTATGTTTCTAAACCTTAcctatttattttttgcatgCTATCTTATCTTTGATGTATTTTATTTCTTAGCATGTGTTATATTATAAATTTGACTAAGTAATAGGAAGATCGATTTAACCGGATGAACTAGGGTGCCTAACACTTCCCCCGGACCGTAACATTGGCATGAACCCAGACCGACGGGTTGATCAATCCCGATTGGATGGTCGTGAAGTCAACTATTgttttgtgggtcctagaccctatcTAGGCGGCGACTCTGATTTCGATTCCCTCCCTCTTTTTCCCGGCAAACTGAGATGGAAAGACACATGGCGCATCCACCAATCATCGATGTCCTCACAAAGAGTAGACCCAGTGAAAAGAATGGCAAGTTGAGGGGTTTAAACACGATACATAATTCTGCTCACCTAAATTGGATTAAAGCCATCAGATGAGAGAGTGACCCTTAGGAATCCCCATTCAAGCATATCATAAGCCTTACTCATGTCCAGTTTAAGAGACATGAAACCCACCTTATCCTTCTTTTCAACTTGCTGCAGTGAAGTAGCACATGACAAAGATGAATGTTACCTTGAATGTGACGCTCTTCACAAAACCATCTTGATTGAAGGATATAAAATTGGGAAGGATGGACTGatgattttattattaaaattacAGACTAATGGCTTTGTAGTCAAAGATGCATGATGAGAGTACAACTTTTGGAATCAGAGTCACGTCATCAGCAAAATATCCATTTGGGCAATACATTTGCTTATCAAcattttattcttgaaggagATTCTCTTATGGTTATCAATCTTCTCAATAGGATTGTTAATGAGCCACTCTGGAGGATTGCTTCAGTTATTGCTTGCTGGTCTCTTAGTAACAGCTTTGTGGATATTAGATTTTTCCTTATCCATCAACAGTGCAAATGTTTAACGTATAGGCTTGCTTTTTCTGCTTCTAAGCGCCAAAATTTTGTTATTTAGAACTCTTATCCTCGCCCTTTTGTTTCGGATGCccccctctctcactctctcccatAGGGGCAGAAATTTCATTTccaagggggaggagagagactaCACAGGGGAGGGCAATGGTAACGGACCGGAAAcatttccaataaaaataaatagagcATATATACATTAACAAAACATTCactatttcatcaaaaaaataaaaaataaaaacaatacaAAACATTCACTAGATACAAACCGAAATGCGGATGCTAAGCTTTGCAATTGGGAAAGTCAACTACAACAAAGCGCAAGCAACGATGTGATATACGCCAGCAAcggaaaaaaatttcatcttaGTTTTGGGGTGGTTGGAGGGGCAAGGAAGAAAAACTAGTCATTTCTACAGAATAAACAACAAACCTGCATTGATTGCACCTCTCTTCATCATAGAAGTATATCTGTCTGGCCGCATCAAAGAGATAAATTTTGTAAAATTCACCAGCTAAAGATGTGGAttattacaacaacaactcagccttatcccaactaaaagaTGTGGCTGATTATACACTAAAAACATGCCCCAAAGGGAGCATAAAGATGCATGAATTCATCAAGAACCAAAAGCTTAATCCTTATGCAAAGAATCCCCAGTTTCTAGTTCCACCCGTCCTTTGGCCGAGGTGGTGATATGTAGAGGTGATTTGCATTGTCTCTCTAACTCCAGATAGCGATCAACATCAAAATTGTATTTCTTAAACATCTTCTTCCGTCTAGAAAGGAAGAGTCTTTCCATCATGTCTTGGTATGTTGGGTCCCTTGATGTGAACATGAAGTAGGTATAACCGATCAGCAGGCCAGCGGTTGTACTGAAAAATGCAATGGGCTCCATGACATCCCATGAGAACTCCCAGAATGTGAGCCGGAAAAACAACCCCACCTGCACCACCCCAAAACCCAGCCCAGACCAAAGGATGCGGCGCACATGCTTGTGGGCCAGCATgtcaatttcttccttttccttttgcaGCCTTTTCAGTTCATCCCTCCTAAGATCGCCTTCAGGTGTGAAAACAAGGGATACTGCTCTTCTCACTTGGTCCACAACCTGtgaacagaaaaggaaaagaaaaaaaataggaaaaaatgggCTGAAGTTCAAATGGAAAAGTAAATATCCAAGGCTTCTGAGGAGAAGGCAGCAGAAAAATATTTCCTCCTAAATAATTGAACCAATAATATGACattcacaagtccatatgtactgGTGATCTTTAATTTTGTGATAAATATATGTACATATTTGTGATATACAATCTTTTACTCGAGAAAATTCCACATATAGATGAGAATGGCTAATGGAGCATAGAGAGAGTCTGGGGAGGGATCAGACTCTTAAGGTGCACTGCAAAAAGCAGCTAAAGGCCTGAGATAATGTCTCAATCCTTTATCCTTCAGACTATTGCCTTCAAACAGTAACCCAGATTTACCAGGCACCCAAAATTTTATGAATCAATTCAGCAGAAAGCTTGATTCACGATGATTTAATTCACCACCTGGGGAATCAAAAGAAGAGGCCTTTAAACTAGTAATTATATAAGATAATTACAAAGGTTAAATTGAATGAAACATGTGTGCAAGAAAGCAGCCTTTAGACCAGTAATTATATAATTAAGGGACCACATCTATTTTTACAAAGGATAAAATTGAATGAAACATGTGCATGAACTAGCTAATTCACCAACTAAACATCTGATCTCGAGAAAGATCCATGCCCTTCCTCTTCCTTGAGAgtgcttcttcctcctcccactGTTACTTCCTCTCATATGCCATGATTTCTCTACCCGACTATTGTCCACCATTTctggaacccccccccccccccaaaaaaaataccctGGAGATGAGGACGACTCTCTCCTGGTCGATGACAGCATTGAGGCCGATGCTGCTCTCGcttggcataacgccttagtcGGCTACATCCTCCCCAGCAAATCCCATTGACACCAAGTAGTCTCTGTAGGCCTTTTCACTGCTTGGAACCCCAGAGTCACGGTGGAGGTGTCCCTTCTGGAGCACAATCAATATCTCTTTTGGTTTTAGCATGTCCAGGATCTTCAGAATACCCTTGCTGAGAGCCCCTAGACTGTTTCTGGCAATCACCTGCTGCTGGAAAGATGGCATGACGACGGAAACTGGACCTTCAGGTACTCCGACTTCTGGGTTCAATTCCACTCCATCCCAACAGAGCTCTTCACTCTTCAGTTTGCGCACCAACTCGTTTCGAAGATTGGAACTCCACGAGCGGCTCTACTGATCCAAGGGACTCAAATGGGTAATCGGGTACAATAACTCTGCTGCCACCTCTGTTTGGATATCACTAAACCCCAGAAGACTGATATTACTATCCGCCACCACTCTGTCCTATAATGATGTAAATCCCACGActgaccagaagaagaagaagaaccaataatgtagtcctagaattgGAGACAATCTTACTAGGAACCGAGAAAAATCAGAATTCTGAAACTGTTACAGATTTGGGCTGTTTAGGGTAAAGTTAGGGTTAGGTAAAGGAATTCGGGTATGGGTTGTATAtagttttaatatgcaggtttagggggttattttggtataaagaaaatAGGATTTGGATAGGTTTAGGAATTCTGcagttttagggttagggttttgggttttagggaaACAGCAAAGtagtcaaaactagggtttataatGGGAATCTGAACCAGGGGTTAGGGTCGAGTGTTCAGATGTGTAGGAGGGAGGTTCGAGTGAAAGGGGCTTGGATTTGAATGGCTGGAAGTATGAGATcaggattctagggtttggggttttaatAGGGTTTTatagaactagggttttgagtgaGAATTTGGGACAACAGTTCAGTTCGAGTGTAGGACTGATGGAGGGGAAGCTGTGATCAGAATTTGGTAAGACTCTGATAAGGGGTTGTTGCTGGATAGGGCTTAgaggatctagggttttaaaaattcaaacagaaaataagagggatcgaatggggggaagaagaatggatggaacagaaaattaaaaaattaaacttCAAACTTACAGTAGATCTCCACCGGCAGCAAGTCTGACAAGGGTTGAAGGATAGAGCCACCTTCAAAGAGAGAACCTCCCAGCCGTCGcggcgtaaggagtcacaggagatccacctgtccttccttgatagatccacaaggcaacactccaaaggagcagcagcagcagcaatcggcaGCCAACAAATCAgtcttttttcaaaaattcaattgtgggggagcctccacgatttaatttatttataatatggctttatgccaaatcctaatacaacttaatgacttctccttcacaaaatcatGGAAGGGAGAGCTTTAAGtctaaactaattaattaaaacaaaaaatgaccaagatacccctactaacttaagaaCTAACtagctaaataacttaaattggaccacttgaaccaattggatacaaccaattctaaaccggttcaatctaaaaacagaaaattaaactaagtatggagaaTACTAGCAAATAaacctaatctatggctccctaattaagccctaagttcaggactcttcttcttcttcttcttcttacttggagctgcatcaactctccccgtcttgaaagcattcatctccgatgaatggctgGAGATCATAGAATGGTCTTCCAAATCAGGATCAAGTTTCTTGAATTCATCTTCAGCGGGTGGCTCGAATTTGTAGCCGGACAGCAGCTCTTTGACGGATGAAGAAGGCTGGAACTCTAGCTGGGCAGCAGCCTCTTGAAGTATCACATGagtacatcatcatcatcaaaataatTAGCCACATCATCTTCATTATCAGGACAGAGTGCATGAATATGATGTGCGCCCTTGTCTTCATCTTCACCTTgaacttcttccttttcagccacgttgacaaacttcttcttgtgtgggcAGTCCCTAACAATATGCCCCTTGTCTTGACAATGGTAACAAGTGAAAGGGTCACTACGGCCCATAGGAGCTTTGCCCCTACCATCAACGTGGGGGAATAGTAGGGCGGGAGGTGCTGCCTATAGAGGGGCCTTGTCGTGAGGCActagtgttgatgtaggccAGCTTGGGAGTAGGACCCAGCTGTTTACTTGAAGCTAGTAGCAActctgctttcaaggccttctcaaagcaATCTCGAATGTCTGTAACTTCAACCACTCCAATTGCCCTGTTGATCTCACTTGTCAAACCCAACCTGAACCGGGAAAAcatttggatgccctcctccctaatgccagtGCGAGAAGAAAGGGCATCAAATTTCCTCATGTACTCAAATACAGCCATGGTCCCTtggcggagggagttgaattgatcctgtaactgagacctgaagtgccttggcAAGTATTACTTACTCAGGTCG
This window encodes:
- the LOC122652734 gene encoding calcium uniporter protein 6, mitochondrial-like produces the protein MWRSSGTLLKRSLFLTSAARKPLGLRWAETESCGRSSRSSPSSGEASSKETDSDDSCHGKGGSVSIGADDLSFSEVKKLLRLVNVDELKRKLGMRGKEVISYSELLQACESMDVVRSPGEAAAFARVLDEAGVVLLFRNMVYLEPDKVVDQVRRAVSLVFTPEGDLRRDELKRLQKEKEEIDMLAHKHVRRILWSGLGFGVVQVGLFFRLTFWEFSWDVMEPIAFFSTTAGLLIGYTYFMFTSRDPTYQDMMERLFLSRRKKMFKKYNFDVDRYLELERQCKSPLHITTSAKGRVELETGDSLHKD